The sequence CGCCGATCCTGGCCGCTGCAGCCGCCGCCCGGGCCACCGTGAATAAACAATACCGGGATCCCGTCTGCGCTTCCGCTTTCTTCTACATAGAGCGTGTGGACCTCGTCGACAGGCAGGTTGTGTCGTGCATAGGGTTTTATTTCAGGATACAAAATCTGCATAGGGGCCTCGGCACTTTGGTTATGCTGATTATAATAGCCCAGTTCACCTCGGAGCAGATGTTTATCGCTGCGAAGTGTGGGGTGTCAGGATTCGGAGTCGGCGGTATCTTGGATATTGTGGGGGCGAACAAAGCGGCCAAACAGCAGGCCGAGTTCGAACAGAATCCACATAGGTATTGCCAGCATCGCCTGCGAGATAATATCTGGCGGCGTTAACAGCATCCCAATAACAAAGCAGGCCACCACCACATAGGGCCGCTTCCTGGCCAGCTGTTGACTTGATAAAACGCCGGCAGAGATCAGCAATACTGTCGCCACAGGGATCTCGAAGGCCGCGCCAAATGCAAAAAACAGCTTGATCACGAAGCTCTGGTATTTCGTGATGTCGGTCATCACCGCGACGCTTTCCGGCCCGACCGAAGTAAAGAAGCCGAACACCAGCGGAAATACCACGTAGTACGCGAAGGCCATTCCCGCGTAGAAGAGCACCACACTCGACCCGAAGAGAGGGAGCGCTATCTTTCTTTCGCGGTTGTAGAGTGCTGGCGCGATAAAAGCCCAAAGCTGATAAAAAATGAACGGCATCGCGATAAAGACAGAGGTGAACAGGGTAAGTTTAAACGGGGTGAGAAATGGCGAAGCCACGTCTGTCGCGATCATGTGGCTGTTGGCTGGTAAATACTTTTGCAGTGGTTCGGCGACAAATTCGTAGATAGTATTTGCCCAGTTGAACAGTGCAAGGAATACGACAAGCACGGCTGCCAGGCACTTCAGGAGTCGTGAACGAAGTTCTATCAGGTGAGTAACCAGAGGTTGCTCGTCCAGTTGCTCATTAGTTTGGTGGGTCGTCATGGCGTCTTTTGGTCGGACGTTGTCGAAGCGGGCTTGTCAGGCGTGGCTGGCGAGGAATTCTCGCCAGCATTTTCGGGTTCGTTTGTGGATTCTGCTGATTTGAGTGAGTCTGTGGCAAGGTTGTTGAGCTTGTTCTGTATTTCGTCGCGGGTGCTTTTGGCGGCGCGCAAAGACGCCAGTACCTGCTCATTGTGAATTTCGCGACGAATTTCATCTGCGCCAATCTGACGTTCGAATTCTGCCCTCGCGTTGCCGAGCGTTCGCCGGATAGTGCCGATCCAGATGGCGACCGTGCGTATGGCGCCCGGTAATTTTTCCGGGCCGATAATGACTAATCCGACCGCCGCAACCACCACCAGCTCTAAAAAACCAATGTCAAACATGGTGTTTTTATCCGCTACCGCACGAAGTTAGGATTTATGCTCGGATTTTTCAGGTTGCTCAACGGTTGTTGATACTTTTTCCTGCTCGTCAGCTTCAATTTTTTCTTGCGACTTTTCTTTGCTCTCTTCCTCGCTCATCGCACTTTTGAACCCTTTGATGGCGCCGCCGAGATCACCGCCAAGCCCGCGTAAACGCTTGGTGCCAAACAGCAGAAGTACGATGACAAGAATTATCAAAAGCTGCCAGATGCTAATACCACCGAGTCCCATATCAATTACCTTGTTAGCTATATTCGTAAAAAATCAAATCAACGGTTAACCGCGCAACGCACCGGGTTATGGGTGCGGCTTCAGCGTTCCGGAGTCTAAGGCGCTATGACTGGCGTCGGGCTTTTTCTTCCAGTCCCGACAGGTCAAAGCGGCGCGCCAATTCATTCAGTACATCCTCAGCGCTTAGTCCGAGGTGTGAGAGCATTACCAGCGAGTGAAACCACAGGTCCGCAGTTTCGTATATAAGGTGCTGCGTGTCGCTGTCGTGCTGCGCATCTTTAGCGGCAAGAATCGTTTCCGTACATTCTTCGCCCACTTTTTCGAGAATTTTGTTCAAGCCCTTATGGTGCAGCTTTGCTACGTACGAGGACTCCGGGTCCCCCGCGTTTTTGCGCTGCGCCAGCACCTTGTCTAATTCCGCGAGTACATCGCTCATGAGTAAATCTCGTTTGGGTCTTTCAATGGCGCGGCATTTTCTTTCCACTCACCGCTTTCCAAGGTGAGGAAAAAACAGGAGCGCCGCCCTGTATGGCAGGCGATACCGCCAATTTGCTCAACCTTCAGCACTACTGCGTCTGCGTCACAGTCCAGCTGGATAGCGACGATTTTTTGCGTATGGCCCGAGGTTTCACCTTTGCGCCAGAGTTGTTGGCGCGAACGCGACCAGTATACCGCAACCTGTTCTTCGGCCGTGAGGGCGAGGGATTCTCGGTTCATCCAGGCCATCATCAGAATCTCGCCGCTAGCGGCGTCCTGGGCGATTGCGGGAACCAAGCCGTCGCTGTTCCAGCGAACCTGGTCGAGGAATGAACTAGACTCATTCATAGGGTGTTTCCGGTTGAATTACGCGAAGGCGTAAGGATACCGGAAATGCTTTGAATTGGCTCGGGTTGTTGTCACAGCAGATATCCAATTGAAAAAACAGCGCCTTCTAGGGCATGAGCTACAACTTTCGCACATTGTCTTGGAAGTGCGTCGTTCAAGCAGGGCGCACCCGCAGCTTGTTTCAGTTCTCGTCGTCAGAGGCAAATGGCGCAGTAGTCAGTTCGCCATCGTCCTGTTTAAGCAGAACCTCGACTTTCTGTTCTGCCTCCGCAAGCGACTTCTGACAGCTGCGAGTGAGCTTGATTCCCTGTTCAAAGGTTTTCAGGGAATCCTCCAGTGAGAGATCGCCACTTTCCAGTTGGGTTATCAACTCTTCCAGCTGTGCCAGAGAAGCCTCGAAGTTGGGGGATTTTGTTCTAGCCAAAGTGTGGACTCCTGTAGTTCGCGCGAGAACATACCGGAGCTGGCAGCAGGGGTCAATCAACGCTCTCAACAAATGCCCGCAGCAGCCGATAACCGGTGGAGTATTCATAACAAAGAAAGTGGATTCTTCCGCCCCCTTAGTCGATTTATGTCTAGACTTAGAGAGTTTCACAGAAGTCGTTATGGCCACCGAGCCAAATAGAGTGAGGAAATCCGAGTGGATTTAGCAACGATAGTCGGCATGATAGGCGCGCTCGCGCTTATCGTTATCTCCATGCTAATGAGTGGTGAGTTGGGCATGTTCGTCAATGCTCCGTCGCTGGTTATTGTGGTGGGCGGGACAATCTTTGCGGTAATGGCGAAGTACGGCCTCGGCCAGTTTTTGGGCGCTGTCAAAGTGGCCGGCAAGAGTTTTTCCAGCAAACTGCCAGATCCAAACATGTTAATCGACGAAATTGTTGCTCTCGCGGATGAAGCGCGTAAAGGCGGATTGTTATCGCTTGAGGGCAAAGAAGTCAGCAGTGACTTCTTGCAGCGCGGTATTCAGCTGCTGGTCGACGGCCATGACCCTGATGTGGTGAAGGCACTGCTCTCTATTGATAAAAACAAAGCGATGGAGCGGCATACGGTTGGTGCATCCATTTTCGCTGCGATGGCCGAAATGGCGCCAGCAATGGGGATGATTGGTACCTTGATTGGGCTGGTCGCAATGCTGGCCAACATGGACGACCCGAAAGCGATTGGGCCGGCGATGGCGGTGGCGCTGCTCACTACACTCTACGGTGCTGTGATTGCCAATGCCGTGTGCGGTCCGATGGCCGACAAACTAAAGCTGCGGGCAGGCGAGGAAGCAATGATAAAAAGCTTGGTCATCGATGCGCTCCTGGCGATTCAGGGCGGACAAAACCCCCGTGTGATTGACTCCATGTTGCGCAATTACCTGCCAGAAGGTAAGCGCACGGTAGAAGCGGCGGAATAACAGGTAAAGGTGCGTTGTGAGTAGCGAAGACGAAGAAGGCTGTGAATGCCCGCCCGGTTTACCCGCGTGGATGGGTACCTTTGCCGACCTGATGTCGTTGTTGATGTGTTTCTTTGTGCTTTTGTTATCGTTTTCGGAAATGGATGCGATGAAGTTTAAGCGCCTGGCGGGTTCAATGGCCCAGGCATTCGGCGTGCAAAACAAGCTAAATGTTACAGATATTCCTAAGGGTACCAGCATAATCGCGCAGGAATTCAGCCCTGCGCGGCCTGAACCAACACCGCTCAATGTAATTTATCAGAACACGCAGGACATCACGGAGATGTCGCTGGAGCAAGACTGTGCGCAAGAGTATGACATCGAGCAGGGCGAGGAGGGGGTTGATGGCGGCATCAAAGTTCGCGTCAAGCAGAAGCTGGAAGAGCTGCTGCAAAAGACCGAGCAGGACGCCTACGAGCTAGCCGAGGCATTGAACGAGCAAATTGAGGCGGGGCATGTCGAAGTCGAAACTCGTGGCAGGTTGATTATTATCCGCATTCGTGAGAAGGGGTCATTTGTTTCGGGGTCTGCGGAGCTGGCGCCAGAATATCGGGATGTCATGGGGGAAGTTCGCTCTGTGCTTACGTTAAAACCGGGCGGTATTGAAGTGCAGGGCCACTCGGACAACATTCCAGTGCGGCGGGGCCGCTATCGCTCCAACTGGGAGTTGTCTGCGGCGCGAGCGGTTTCGGTTGCACAGGAGCTAATGCTGGGCGGTGCTCTGCCCCCCAGTCGCTTTGAAGTATCGGGCTTTGCGGATACGCGCCCCCTCGTTGCCAATACAACACCAGATAATCGGGCGCGCAACAGACGCGTTGAGATTCTGATCAAGCAAGGGCTGGAAGACGAATTGGATCAACAGGATCTGGACCTACTGAAGGATGATGCGCAAGGCGCCGATATTCTTCGCGAACTGAATCTTGAGCCCGAATACCTTTTTGACCTGGAACCAGAAGACATTTTTTAGTGGATTATTCGCATGAGTGATGAGCGCAGACGCTATTTCAGAATAACCGAGCGAGTAGGTGTGGCTTACGAACTCCTGGGCACTGACGGCGAATCGCACAGCCGGGCGCCAGACCGAGCGCAGGAGCAGGTAGCGAGCTTGCTGGATGACATAGAAGCACTCGACGGTCAGATTCTCCATGAACTGGAGGTTATGAGCAGTATCAACCCGCAAATCGCGCGCTTAGTCGGCTTGTTCAATCAAAAACTGGAACGCGTGGTGAATCACGTGCTGATGGACAACCAGTTGGTGAGCAAGCTTGCGCAGAAGCTGCAAGAAGTGAACATATCAGCCTGCGGAATGGGTTTTTTTTCGGACGAAGCCGCTGCTGAAGGCGCCTTGCTGCGGTTGGAGCTAACCTTGTATCCGGATAAAAAAACGCTGAACACGCACGGAAAGGTCATAGCCTGCGAGCTGGAGGCGGGCAGTGGTCGGTACTATTGGCGTGTCGATTTTGAATCCATGAGTAAAGCGCATCAAGAAGTACTGATTCAGCATATTGTCCGTTCGCAGAGTCAGCAGCTTAAAAATAAGCTTAAGTATTAACCCGGCAGCATGATTAGCAATAGACCTTTAGGCGCCCAATTGCTCATTTGTACGAAATGTCGTACATGCAATGGCGAGTTATGCGACTTCCTGGTGGAGCCGAGTTAAGTGAGAATGTGTTCACCAGGGACGGATGCATACGGATTTGCGGCAAGGAATAGGACGGAACTACGCCATATAGTTACCTAAGGGAAGCAGGTAGAATCCTGTGAGTGCGCCGCGACCGGATTTGTCGCGGCGTTTTAGGTTTTAGCTATAGGATTCTGTTAATCCATAGATACGCTCTGATCGCTAACGCAACAACCCCGCTTTACGTTGCCCCAGATTTCCTCTTCTCCGAAGCATCATTCAATAAAAAATTCTTAATAGGATTTTGCTGCCTCATCTTAAAAGCGTAATAATTTCGTTGCAGAATTTATTTGCAGTGTGATTTTTGCTCTCTTTTAGTAGAGATTGCTTGACTATCAATTCAGTTTGGTTACTATTTTTGAGAGTGTTATTGAACGCTTTTATCTGCGTTGAATTTTTTTAGCGCAGTCTCATTCGATGTAATTTGATGAGAGGAGAACTGTCTTCAAGTACTTAAGCAGACAAGTGGCCGGCACAGTTGACAAAAATTCGATTGCGCCCGATTGCTACCAAGGTTATCACCAGTCTCCCTACTGGGTGACTCAAAGCCTTCGTCACCTCCGCAGTTACCACGACAACCTCGTAAGAATTCGAAAACCCCGCCCAGCTTCGCTTGGCGGGGTTTTTCGTTATGGGGGACGTGCGGAGCCAAGCGTAGTGCAATACAACCGTAAATGGTGCTAACGAACGGTAGATTGGGGCGTTATTCAATCGGATAAACAATGTGTTGGCCGCATAAAAAAATCGCGTTGGAACATGCGGTGTGGTTTCTTCGCCGTAAAAAGCGTACCTAACCGGATTTCTTTTTTATCGCGAAGTAAGTTCTATCGGGGTAATTCGCCTGGAAAGCGAAGCGTCCAGTCGTTGACGGAGCGAGTATTCCCTGGGGCTTGGGCGACTGATTACGTGTAGTACGCCGAATGTCAGCACACTTACTATTTGGTGCTCGGTGGTGATGGTGTTTTCTCGATGTTGCTGCTACCGGTCAATGGGTATGCGTATTTTTTTAACCAGAAGGCGAGTCGCTCTAATTAGAGTAATGGAACAATGGAAGCGCGAATTTTACGACTTAATATGGCAGGCCAACCTATCGAATGGATAAGTTGGAAAGAAACTACGTGCCTCTACGCGCGGGGATTGATTGGCTGGACACTCGGTGGCGAAGTCAAAAAGGCGCGCGGTGGCTACTCCCGGCTTACTGGATTGCAAACAATCATTTCGTTGCCGGCAATAATTGCCTGCGAAGGTGAGAAGCTGGCACCGATGCGATTAAACCCACCGCTCACGAATCCCGCGCTCTTTGCGCGCGATAATTACCAATGCATGTATTGTGGTAAAACCTTTCCTTACGACGCCTTATCGAGGGATCACGTCCACCCCAGTAGCCGGGGTGGCAAAGACCGCTGGGAAAATGTCGTCGCTGCTTGTAAAAGGTGCAATCAGCACAAGGGCGATTCTCTACTCGAAGAAACACACCTGGAGTTATTAGCGTTACCCTATCGACCTAACCCGGCTGAGTATTTGGCATTAATTAACAGCGAGCGTATTCGGGGTGATCAAATGGCTTATTTAAAGCCCCAGTTTTCCCGATACACCCCATCTGGAAAAATTTGTGCGTAACGCCAGCACATCCGCAGCATCGCAGGTTTTTAGATAACCTGCTAAAGATGTTGTACAAAATTGCAGGGGCGCGTGCGGCTGTCCAATTGGGGTTCGATTATAGCGCTCCACGCTGTTTTGCACGCATTAGTACTGCCTGGTATGCAGAAAATAAGCGTTTTATTGGCTAAACCTGCGAGTGCGCGCGATTGTATTGTGGATGTACCAATTTGTTCGAATGATATTTGTCTGAAAAGCTCGCCGAAGCCATCCACTGTTTTGTCTAGTAACGGAAGAACGGCTTCGGGCGTACTGTCCCGTCCAGTGAACCCTGTCCCACCCGTAATCAGCACCACTTGCGTTTTTTGATCCGCTATCCAGTGAGACAGCCGCGCGCGAATCTGATAAATATCGTCTATTTCAAGCGCCCGATCCACCAGGTTATGGCCCGCCGTTTTAATGCCGTCGATAAGGGCATCGCCGGAGGTGTCTGTTGCTAACGTGCGGGTGTCGGAGACGGTAAGTACTGCAATGTTCAAAGGGCTGAACTGATCTGATTTCGTGTGTCCCATAGAGGTTTCCCTTTCTATCCGCCCAGCATGGCTAAATGCCGTGTGCTGCCGCTGAGATTATTGTGGAGTTCGTGGGTGGCTTTTTTGCCGAGTACGCATTGCCTGATATGTTGAGCAACCTGCTCTGTGGGCATGTTCAGTAGAGGGCGGAGTGATTGGTTTTCGTCTGCGAATAAACACAAATGTAAGTTCCCCTGGGCGGAGACTCGCAATCTATTGCAGCTGGAGCAAAAATCTTTGCTATACGGCATTATTAACCCAATTCTCCCAGCGTACTCTGAGTGGCTGTATTCTTTCGCAGGCCCAGCATGGGGCCCTGTGTCTGTCTTGCGCCAGCCTTGTTCTAACAACCGGGTTTCGATTTCCTGAGCGCGAAAATGCTGTGCGTTAAAGAATGCACCGTTGTCACCGGTTCGCATCAGCTCGATAAATCGAAGCGAAATATTTTTGTGTTTAACAAAGGCAAAAAAATTGTCGATTTCAGCCTTATTGTATTCTTGCAGTAGTACAACATTTAATTTGACTTTCGATAAGCCAAGTTCCAGCGCGAGATCTAACCCCGCTAAGACTTCCTGTAATTTGTCGTGGCCTGTGATAAGTTGAAACTGTGCCGGGTGGAGGCTGTCTGCGCTTAGGTTTAATTGGTTCAGACCTGCGTCGACTAAACTGGGGAGCAAGCGGGTGATTCGATAGCCATTTGACGTAAGCGCAACTGACTCGATGCCGGG comes from Teredinibacter turnerae and encodes:
- the tatC gene encoding twin-arginine translocase subunit TatC; translated protein: MTTHQTNEQLDEQPLVTHLIELRSRLLKCLAAVLVVFLALFNWANTIYEFVAEPLQKYLPANSHMIATDVASPFLTPFKLTLFTSVFIAMPFIFYQLWAFIAPALYNRERKIALPLFGSSVVLFYAGMAFAYYVVFPLVFGFFTSVGPESVAVMTDITKYQSFVIKLFFAFGAAFEIPVATVLLISAGVLSSQQLARKRPYVVVACFVIGMLLTPPDIISQAMLAIPMWILFELGLLFGRFVRPHNIQDTADSES
- the tatA gene encoding Sec-independent protein translocase subunit TatA; translated protein: MGLGGISIWQLLIILVIVLLLFGTKRLRGLGGDLGGAIKGFKSAMSEEESKEKSQEKIEADEQEKVSTTVEQPEKSEHKS
- the tatB gene encoding Sec-independent protein translocase protein TatB encodes the protein MFDIGFLELVVVAAVGLVIIGPEKLPGAIRTVAIWIGTIRRTLGNARAEFERQIGADEIRREIHNEQVLASLRAAKSTRDEIQNKLNNLATDSLKSAESTNEPENAGENSSPATPDKPASTTSDQKTP
- the pomA gene encoding flagellar motor protein PomA produces the protein MDLATIVGMIGALALIVISMLMSGELGMFVNAPSLVIVVGGTIFAVMAKYGLGQFLGAVKVAGKSFSSKLPDPNMLIDEIVALADEARKGGLLSLEGKEVSSDFLQRGIQLLVDGHDPDVVKALLSIDKNKAMERHTVGASIFAAMAEMAPAMGMIGTLIGLVAMLANMDDPKAIGPAMAVALLTTLYGAVIANAVCGPMADKLKLRAGEEAMIKSLVIDALLAIQGGQNPRVIDSMLRNYLPEGKRTVEAAE
- a CDS encoding phosphoribosyl-ATP diphosphatase gives rise to the protein MSDVLAELDKVLAQRKNAGDPESSYVAKLHHKGLNKILEKVGEECTETILAAKDAQHDSDTQHLIYETADLWFHSLVMLSHLGLSAEDVLNELARRFDLSGLEEKARRQS
- a CDS encoding flagellar motor protein MotB, which translates into the protein MSSEDEEGCECPPGLPAWMGTFADLMSLLMCFFVLLLSFSEMDAMKFKRLAGSMAQAFGVQNKLNVTDIPKGTSIIAQEFSPARPEPTPLNVIYQNTQDITEMSLEQDCAQEYDIEQGEEGVDGGIKVRVKQKLEELLQKTEQDAYELAEALNEQIEAGHVEVETRGRLIIIRIREKGSFVSGSAELAPEYRDVMGEVRSVLTLKPGGIEVQGHSDNIPVRRGRYRSNWELSAARAVSVAQELMLGGALPPSRFEVSGFADTRPLVANTTPDNRARNRRVEILIKQGLEDELDQQDLDLLKDDAQGADILRELNLEPEYLFDLEPEDIF
- the hisI gene encoding phosphoribosyl-AMP cyclohydrolase, with translation MNESSSFLDQVRWNSDGLVPAIAQDAASGEILMMAWMNRESLALTAEEQVAVYWSRSRQQLWRKGETSGHTQKIVAIQLDCDADAVVLKVEQIGGIACHTGRRSCFFLTLESGEWKENAAPLKDPNEIYS
- a CDS encoding exodeoxyribonuclease VII small subunit yields the protein MARTKSPNFEASLAQLEELITQLESGDLSLEDSLKTFEQGIKLTRSCQKSLAEAEQKVEVLLKQDDGELTTAPFASDDEN
- the moaB gene encoding molybdenum cofactor biosynthesis protein B, with the translated sequence MGHTKSDQFSPLNIAVLTVSDTRTLATDTSGDALIDGIKTAGHNLVDRALEIDDIYQIRARLSHWIADQKTQVVLITGGTGFTGRDSTPEAVLPLLDKTVDGFGELFRQISFEQIGTSTIQSRALAGLANKTLIFCIPGSTNACKTAWSAIIEPQLDSRTRPCNFVQHL
- a CDS encoding HNH endonuclease, yielding MEARILRLNMAGQPIEWISWKETTCLYARGLIGWTLGGEVKKARGGYSRLTGLQTIISLPAIIACEGEKLAPMRLNPPLTNPALFARDNYQCMYCGKTFPYDALSRDHVHPSSRGGKDRWENVVAACKRCNQHKGDSLLEETHLELLALPYRPNPAEYLALINSERIRGDQMAYLKPQFSRYTPSGKICA
- the moaA gene encoding GTP 3',8-cyclase MoaA, with product MHTIPTLTDQYQRRFTYLRLSVTDACNFRCNYCLPDGYSCDSDEPNLSIPEIAAVAKAFALNGTKKIRITGGEPTLRKDLAEIIRVCKTTPGIESVALTSNGYRITRLLPSLVDAGLNQLNLSADSLHPAQFQLITGHDKLQEVLAGLDLALELGLSKVKLNVVLLQEYNKAEIDNFFAFVKHKNISLRFIELMRTGDNGAFFNAQHFRAQEIETRLLEQGWRKTDTGPHAGPAKEYSHSEYAGRIGLIMPYSKDFCSSCNRLRVSAQGNLHLCLFADENQSLRPLLNMPTEQVAQHIRQCVLGKKATHELHNNLSGSTRHLAMLGG
- a CDS encoding PilZ domain-containing protein; its protein translation is MSDERRRYFRITERVGVAYELLGTDGESHSRAPDRAQEQVASLLDDIEALDGQILHELEVMSSINPQIARLVGLFNQKLERVVNHVLMDNQLVSKLAQKLQEVNISACGMGFFSDEAAAEGALLRLELTLYPDKKTLNTHGKVIACELEAGSGRYYWRVDFESMSKAHQEVLIQHIVRSQSQQLKNKLKY